The Pontibacillus halophilus JSM 076056 = DSM 19796 genome includes a region encoding these proteins:
- a CDS encoding sugar ABC transporter substrate-binding protein, whose translation MRKLFTLALSLIGCVLFYYTFQAVTDVFYNDWDLPAATEQSSNKPRVVLILNEVDHPFWGQVVNGAWKQAAVSEVSLEVSGSFSNDPDDFLRNIEIAIYSKVDGIIVQGNANEKFESLTKLKAASYGIPIITVAHDVPKEDSLRKTYVGSNQVKAGEQLARQLIHDMGSSGEVILMVGDTSDYVQQQRLEGIENYLASHSSITVNSQSVGNERQGEVITVSNLLNQYPHSKAFVAVNGTYTKELVDEIETRTNVEPYFIYTFDEEREASSLLKEEKIDGVVKQSPEAMGKRSVELMKNWIEKENVPLSIEGYYTETKLVKELTAE comes from the coding sequence ATGCGAAAATTATTCACGCTTGCTCTTTCCCTTATCGGTTGCGTGCTTTTCTATTATACGTTCCAAGCAGTGACTGACGTATTTTATAACGACTGGGATTTACCTGCTGCCACGGAGCAATCTAGTAACAAGCCAAGAGTTGTGTTGATTTTGAATGAGGTAGACCATCCATTTTGGGGACAAGTGGTTAATGGGGCTTGGAAACAAGCAGCTGTCTCTGAAGTAAGTCTCGAAGTAAGCGGTTCGTTTAGCAACGACCCGGACGATTTCCTACGCAACATTGAAATTGCCATCTATTCAAAGGTAGACGGCATTATTGTGCAAGGCAATGCAAATGAGAAATTTGAATCCTTAACGAAATTAAAAGCCGCCTCTTACGGCATACCGATTATTACTGTCGCACATGACGTTCCAAAGGAAGACAGCCTACGGAAAACGTATGTGGGGTCTAATCAAGTGAAAGCTGGTGAACAGCTCGCTCGACAGCTTATTCATGATATGGGCTCAAGTGGTGAAGTCATTCTGATGGTAGGCGATACATCTGATTATGTACAACAGCAGCGCTTGGAGGGAATTGAGAATTATTTAGCCTCTCACTCATCTATAACTGTGAACAGCCAATCTGTTGGGAACGAAAGACAAGGCGAGGTAATCACCGTTAGTAATTTGTTAAATCAATACCCTCACTCCAAAGCATTCGTAGCGGTGAACGGGACCTATACGAAAGAGCTTGTCGATGAGATTGAAACGAGGACGAACGTGGAACCCTATTTCATCTACACATTCGACGAGGAACGAGAGGCATCTTCCCTCCTAAAGGAGGAGAAAATCGATGGCGTAGTGAAACAATCTCCTGAAGCAATGGGCAAGCGGAGCGTAGAGCTCATGAAGAATTGGATTGAGAAAGAAAATGTTCCGCTTTCTATTGAGGGTTACTATACAGAAACGAAGCTCGTAAAGGAATTGACTGCCGAATGA
- a CDS encoding sensor histidine kinase produces MRHLQNKIWSLAVVVLLIMVVIWVSLTYYNEKMQDQYNQILERYLVMNELSVMSQELVTALNTYTLHPSKENLEKVQQYKHQVNDRTLEMNAYKHVDNEAELTNYTHLVNSVVELTDQSINFQLSGETDTAKLALSEALHVSDYVSELRLSVIDAESSSYDRFYREMIERSEALTELGIWLLLLIILLLLCFTYWFSQRITKPLESLTYSAKQLSKGDFDAQIITNSKDETAILASTFEQMRININHLFKEIRQKAKLEKELQQSRYLLKESQLLSLQRQINPHFLFNTLNTLSKKAYMEGSMETSDLLVSIADLLRYNLKHMDQPTALREEVYVLKQYVDIQKARFTDRLTFHCDIEETCLDVQIPGLTLQPIIENAIIHAVEPNEDGGVITFRVTHNEQRVAIEIEDNGPGMTSEKVDELLDSNTQTVSERSTGIGFKNVVQRLRIFNGEHDIVHINSQLGIGTTVTLYISKDRGEKKDD; encoded by the coding sequence ATGAGACATTTACAGAATAAGATTTGGTCATTAGCGGTTGTCGTACTCCTCATTATGGTTGTCATTTGGGTTTCTTTAACGTATTACAACGAGAAAATGCAGGATCAATATAATCAAATTCTAGAGCGATACCTCGTCATGAACGAATTAAGTGTGATGAGTCAGGAATTAGTGACCGCCCTAAATACCTATACGCTTCATCCTTCTAAAGAGAATTTAGAGAAAGTTCAACAATACAAGCATCAAGTTAACGATCGCACACTTGAAATGAACGCATACAAACACGTCGATAATGAAGCTGAATTGACAAACTATACGCATCTAGTTAATAGCGTCGTTGAATTAACAGACCAATCTATTAATTTTCAGCTTTCAGGTGAAACCGATACTGCGAAACTAGCACTGAGTGAAGCCCTTCATGTCTCTGATTACGTATCTGAACTCCGATTATCCGTCATCGACGCAGAATCTAGTTCCTATGACCGCTTCTATAGGGAGATGATCGAACGCTCCGAAGCATTAACGGAACTAGGAATCTGGTTACTCTTATTGATTATCTTGTTACTCTTATGCTTTACGTATTGGTTCTCTCAACGTATCACTAAACCCCTTGAAAGCTTAACTTACTCAGCGAAGCAACTTTCGAAAGGGGACTTTGATGCACAGATTATCACCAACTCAAAAGACGAAACAGCTATCCTGGCTAGCACATTTGAACAAATGCGGATTAACATCAATCATTTATTTAAAGAAATTAGACAAAAGGCTAAACTAGAGAAAGAACTGCAACAAAGTAGATACCTCCTGAAAGAAAGTCAGCTACTTAGCCTTCAGCGCCAAATTAACCCTCACTTTTTATTTAATACATTGAACACTCTATCGAAGAAAGCGTATATGGAAGGCTCTATGGAGACAAGTGACTTACTCGTCAGCATTGCTGACCTGCTACGCTACAATTTAAAACATATGGACCAGCCTACTGCCTTACGGGAGGAAGTCTATGTACTAAAGCAGTACGTCGACATCCAAAAAGCTCGATTCACAGACCGACTAACGTTCCATTGCGACATTGAGGAAACATGCCTAGATGTTCAAATTCCAGGACTAACGCTTCAACCAATAATTGAAAACGCTATCATCCATGCAGTAGAACCGAACGAAGATGGCGGAGTCATTACGTTTAGGGTGACCCACAATGAACAAAGGGTTGCGATAGAAATCGAAGATAATGGACCAGGGATGACAAGTGAGAAGGTGGATGAACTGCTTGATTCGAACACGCAAACAGTTAGTGAGCGTAGCACGGGTATAGGGTTTAAGAATGTCGTTCAGAGGCTTCGTATCTTCAATGGAGAGCATGACATAGTTCATATCAATAGCCAGCTCGGAATAGGGACTACGGTGACGCTATATATCTCAAAGGACAGAGGTGAGAAGAAGGATGATTAA
- a CDS encoding glycosyltransferase family 2 protein produces MKTLTVLVPAYNEEESLHYLYDRIFSVLATMPTYNLELLFVNDGSKDNTLSIIKQLREQDKRVSYVNLSRNFGKETAMIAGLDYAKGDAVIILDADLQDPPELIPEMVQYWEEGYDDVYAKRRSRKGETWFKKATASLFYKTLKRMSQVPIQENTGDFRLLDRRCVEALKQLRETQRYTKGMFSWVGYKKKEILFDRDPRISGETKWNYGKLVDLAIEGVTSFTTSPLRISSLMGMGVSLFAFIYMVWIIFKTLAFGESVQGYPSLMSAILFIGGIQLIVLGIIGEYLGRVFNETKRRPLYFIDEYNEERETNVELPFRNEE; encoded by the coding sequence ATGAAAACATTGACCGTATTAGTGCCGGCCTATAACGAAGAAGAATCGTTGCATTATTTATATGACCGAATCTTTAGTGTGCTAGCGACGATGCCGACCTACAATCTGGAATTGCTCTTTGTAAACGATGGAAGTAAAGATAACACGTTATCTATTATTAAGCAGCTTCGCGAGCAGGACAAGCGTGTATCATATGTGAATCTATCTCGTAATTTCGGGAAAGAAACAGCGATGATTGCTGGACTTGATTATGCTAAAGGAGATGCGGTCATTATACTCGATGCTGACCTGCAAGACCCGCCTGAACTTATTCCTGAGATGGTTCAGTATTGGGAAGAGGGCTATGACGACGTCTATGCGAAGCGTCGTAGTCGTAAAGGAGAAACATGGTTTAAGAAAGCGACAGCGAGCCTCTTCTATAAGACGTTGAAGCGTATGAGCCAAGTGCCTATCCAAGAGAATACGGGCGACTTTCGTCTTCTTGATCGTCGCTGTGTAGAAGCGTTGAAGCAACTGCGAGAAACTCAGCGTTATACCAAAGGGATGTTCAGCTGGGTAGGCTACAAGAAGAAGGAAATTCTCTTCGACCGCGACCCACGTATCTCTGGTGAGACGAAATGGAACTACGGCAAGCTAGTTGATTTAGCCATTGAAGGGGTTACGTCCTTCACCACATCTCCTCTTCGAATATCTTCCTTGATGGGGATGGGAGTATCACTATTTGCATTTATCTATATGGTATGGATTATCTTTAAAACGTTAGCTTTCGGGGAGTCAGTGCAAGGATATCCGTCCTTAATGAGTGCCATCTTATTTATCGGTGGAATACAGCTCATTGTACTTGGGATTATAGGAGAGTATCTGGGACGCGTCTTTAACGAAACGAAGCGCCGTCCACTTTACTTTATCGATGAGTACAACGAAGAGCGAGAGACAAACGTAGAATTACCTTTTAGAAATGAGGAGTAG